A window from Pseudomonas alloputida encodes these proteins:
- a CDS encoding AlpA family transcriptional regulator, with translation MQQISPAPLPADRHIMRRDEVELKTGFKRSHIYNLMKAGLFPQCRRIGTRAVGWDSLEIEQWVHDRLSVRE, from the coding sequence ATGCAACAGATCAGCCCTGCCCCGCTGCCTGCCGACCGCCACATCATGCGCCGCGATGAGGTGGAACTGAAAACCGGCTTCAAACGTTCGCACATCTACAACCTGATGAAAGCCGGTCTATTCCCCCAATGCCGGCGCATTGGTACCCGCGCCGTCGGCTGGGACTCGCTGGAGATCGAGCAGTGGGTCCATGATCGACTGTCGGTCAGGGAGTAG
- a CDS encoding HlyD family secretion protein has translation MTEETRTTTTAALAETPEGSTPPSEPTSPVRTRRVRILSTISFASVALVGILVVLYAWNLPPFSSTIESTENALVRGQVTIIGPQLSGYIVDVPVHDFQFVKAGDLLVQLDDRIYRQRLALAIAQLQQQAALANNLQQRNSAEATIAQRQAAIGDASAQATKAKADLSRNQALVSDGSVSRRDLDLARASEAAAVASLAHAKAALEIARQDRETVIVNRASLEASVENAKAAVELARIDLDNTRVTAPRDGQLGQIGTRLGAYVNSGAQLMALVPDTLWVIANMKKTQMADVRIGQPVTFTVDALNHLKLYGHVQQISPATGSEFALLQADNATGNFVKIAQRIPVRITVDPEQPDVARLRPGMSVVVSIDTRAE, from the coding sequence ATGACCGAAGAAACCCGCACCACGACCACCGCCGCCCTCGCCGAAACCCCGGAAGGCAGCACGCCGCCCAGCGAACCGACCAGCCCGGTGCGCACGCGGCGGGTGCGCATCCTGTCTACGATCAGCTTCGCCAGCGTGGCCCTGGTCGGCATCCTGGTAGTGCTCTACGCCTGGAACCTGCCGCCGTTCAGCAGCACCATCGAAAGCACCGAAAACGCCCTGGTGCGCGGCCAGGTGACAATCATCGGCCCGCAGCTGAGCGGCTATATCGTCGACGTGCCGGTGCATGACTTCCAGTTCGTCAAGGCTGGCGATCTGCTGGTGCAGCTCGACGACCGTATCTACAGGCAGCGCCTGGCCCTGGCCATCGCCCAGCTACAGCAGCAAGCCGCGCTGGCCAACAACCTGCAGCAGCGCAACAGCGCCGAAGCCACCATCGCCCAACGCCAGGCCGCCATCGGCGACGCTTCGGCCCAGGCGACTAAGGCCAAGGCCGACCTCAGTCGCAACCAGGCGCTGGTCAGCGATGGCTCGGTGTCGCGCCGCGACCTGGACCTGGCCCGCGCCAGTGAGGCCGCCGCCGTCGCCAGCCTGGCCCATGCCAAGGCCGCGCTGGAGATCGCCCGCCAGGACCGCGAGACCGTGATCGTCAACCGCGCCTCGCTGGAGGCTTCGGTGGAGAACGCCAAGGCGGCCGTCGAACTGGCCCGTATCGATCTCGACAACACCCGCGTCACCGCCCCGCGCGACGGCCAGCTGGGGCAGATCGGCACGCGCCTGGGCGCCTACGTCAACTCTGGCGCACAACTGATGGCACTGGTGCCCGACACCCTGTGGGTGATCGCCAACATGAAGAAAACCCAGATGGCCGACGTGCGCATCGGCCAGCCGGTGACCTTCACCGTGGACGCCCTGAACCACCTCAAGCTCTACGGGCATGTGCAGCAGATCTCGCCGGCCACCGGCTCGGAGTTCGCCTTGCTGCAGGCCGACAATGCCACCGGCAACTTCGTCAAGATCGCCCAGCGCATCCCGGTGCGCATTACCGTCGACCCCGAGCAGCCTGACGTCGCACGTCTGCGTCCCGGCATGTCGGTGGTGGTCAGCATTGATACACGAGCAGAATAA
- a CDS encoding OprD family outer membrane porin, with amino-acid sequence MDVSPADRNGNEWIRESEVAYSVRTSTFKNLVLKWRSATVRRDYQGGQDFDEHRLIVVYPLTLL; translated from the coding sequence ATCGATGTCTCGCCAGCCGACCGCAATGGCAATGAGTGGATACGCGAATCGGAAGTGGCCTATTCAGTACGGACCAGTACGTTCAAAAACCTGGTGCTCAAGTGGCGCAGCGCCACGGTGAGGCGTGATTATCAGGGTGGGCAGGATTTCGACGAGCATCGGCTGATCGTGGTTTACCCACTGACGTTACTTTAA
- a CDS encoding lactonase family protein: MRFKLQPCSFLLAGVLASSSHAALAANTQAMTEIYAGFGDKLLGYALAPDGSLTQNGVVQLPAPLQFAVADKGNRHLYVASSNINGANPGDVHMLSAFTIDHATGQLMPLGEPVKLEQRPIYLTLDRDGTHALLAYNLAPTVTVHVLQPDGSLGAQVKQAQPIKSGVFTHQVTVVPNDKFVIAPGRGNDPSASRPEDLGTLSAFAYSGGKLTPAGVETFAPSVGPRHIAYHPRAPLAYLAMERGSSLYTYPLTKEGRLANRPVFKTSTLDPHWHAEADEGIKKGGVILVRPDGKYLYVTNRSDELQTTEKPAMFKHGENDIAVYVLDAKTGEPKLLQHIPTQGVEARTISVAPGNQWFIVGNQKGGQVQRGTATEAEKANIAVFRIKPDGTLAFHRKYDMPEPGRSLMWVEALQL, encoded by the coding sequence ATGAGATTCAAATTACAGCCCTGTAGTTTTCTGCTGGCAGGGGTTCTGGCCTCTTCCTCCCATGCGGCACTGGCGGCAAATACCCAGGCAATGACCGAAATCTATGCAGGGTTCGGAGACAAACTGCTGGGTTATGCCCTCGCGCCCGATGGCTCGCTCACGCAAAATGGGGTGGTTCAGTTGCCAGCTCCGTTGCAGTTCGCCGTTGCCGACAAGGGCAATCGGCACCTGTATGTGGCGTCCAGCAACATCAATGGAGCTAACCCTGGCGATGTTCACATGCTCAGTGCTTTTACTATCGACCATGCTACGGGGCAACTCATGCCGTTGGGCGAACCTGTGAAGCTGGAGCAACGGCCGATCTACCTGACCCTCGATCGCGATGGCACACATGCATTGCTGGCCTACAACCTGGCGCCAACCGTGACGGTTCATGTACTGCAGCCAGATGGCAGTCTCGGTGCCCAGGTCAAACAGGCGCAACCAATCAAGTCGGGCGTATTCACCCACCAGGTCACGGTAGTACCCAACGATAAATTCGTGATTGCGCCTGGTCGTGGCAATGATCCGAGTGCAAGCCGGCCCGAAGATTTGGGCACCCTTTCAGCGTTTGCCTACTCGGGCGGCAAGCTGACCCCAGCCGGGGTCGAAACCTTTGCTCCCTCCGTTGGCCCACGCCATATCGCCTACCACCCTCGGGCACCCTTGGCATACCTGGCAATGGAGCGGGGCAGCAGTCTCTACACCTACCCGTTGACCAAGGAAGGACGACTGGCCAACAGGCCCGTATTTAAAACCAGTACCCTCGACCCACACTGGCATGCCGAGGCCGATGAGGGCATCAAGAAAGGCGGGGTGATTCTGGTGCGGCCAGACGGTAAGTATCTCTACGTCACCAACCGCTCCGATGAGCTTCAAACGACGGAAAAACCCGCGATGTTCAAGCATGGTGAAAACGATATAGCGGTGTATGTACTGGATGCAAAAACGGGCGAGCCGAAGCTCTTGCAACATATCCCCACGCAAGGGGTAGAGGCCCGCACGATCAGTGTGGCGCCCGGTAATCAATGGTTCATCGTGGGCAACCAGAAAGGCGGGCAAGTCCAGCGCGGTACGGCAACCGAAGCGGAGAAAGCCAATATCGCCGTATTCCGCATCAAGCCCGATGGTACCTTGGCGTTTCACCGTAAGTACGACATGCCCGAACCTGGCAGGTCGCTGATGTGGGTTGAAGCGTTGCAATTGTAA
- the betT gene encoding choline BCCT transporter BetT produces the protein MPFEPPSDQHRDGVDPVTSGGVKSIPALERSKFGGTDRLSRRPSDDDDTPVSRSDLSKGHDELIEHREAHINWSVLLISSAVILAFSITTILMPDAARVAMKQTTDWIATNLGWYYVLTMTLVIGFVLWVAFSKEGDVRIGPDHSRPQYKLVTWVAMLFAAGVGIDMLFYSVTGPVVQYLHPPSGTGGTAEAMQDAVIWTMFHYGIAGWAMYALLGMAMGYFAYRWDMPLSIRAALYPLFGKRVRGPLGDGISIIALVGTVFGVATSMGIGVVLLSVGFALIFGLEQGLTLQILLVVGAVALTIAATTSGVDRGIRWIAELNLWSAVAMMLYILLTGQTAFLLNALVSNIGQFLVTFPARTFQTFGYSPDGAGWMAGWTLFFWAFWLAWGPFVGVFLARISRGRTLREFVLAAVTAPVLCDFIIVSLFGNSALFQVLQGNTAFAQLAMDSPERGWYALLEMFPAPMFLIGLATLSGLLFYLTSANSGAMVMSNFSASIPDPSHDGPSWLRIFWALLTAMLTVAMLVAGGVKTMEYATLIFALPVTIIAYLVMASFYKVLRMERAEREGRVLRRPSMAAIGGHVPERSWKQRLEHLRAFPSLRQATQFLNRMVAPALDEVAAEFRNQGYDVMRENVVNSHGFEEPLLRVSMDTFRDFHYHVAIVEAPVPMFSGRMTREIDVYYRLEVYTQTGSGGYDLMGLTKQQVIDDVLDRYETHLAFLVFSSENATASVLTPRQYQPPEAPDESGQGPR, from the coding sequence ATGCCCTTCGAACCCCCTTCAGACCAGCACCGCGACGGTGTCGATCCGGTCACGTCAGGAGGCGTAAAATCGATCCCTGCGCTTGAGCGCAGCAAATTTGGCGGTACCGATCGCCTGTCCAGGCGCCCGAGCGACGATGACGATACCCCCGTATCGCGCAGCGACCTGAGCAAAGGCCATGACGAACTCATCGAGCATCGTGAGGCGCATATCAACTGGAGCGTCCTGTTGATTTCGTCAGCAGTGATACTGGCGTTTTCCATCACCACGATCCTCATGCCCGATGCTGCACGTGTGGCAATGAAGCAGACTACCGACTGGATCGCGACGAACCTCGGCTGGTACTACGTACTGACGATGACCCTGGTGATCGGGTTCGTGCTGTGGGTCGCCTTTTCCAAGGAGGGGGACGTGCGCATCGGCCCCGACCACTCGCGGCCGCAGTACAAGCTGGTAACGTGGGTCGCCATGCTGTTTGCCGCAGGGGTCGGGATAGACATGCTGTTCTATTCGGTCACCGGCCCGGTCGTGCAGTATCTGCACCCGCCCAGCGGCACCGGCGGGACTGCCGAGGCCATGCAGGACGCAGTGATCTGGACCATGTTTCACTACGGCATCGCGGGTTGGGCGATGTATGCCTTGCTGGGCATGGCCATGGGTTACTTTGCCTATCGATGGGACATGCCGCTGTCGATTCGTGCCGCGCTCTATCCGCTGTTTGGCAAACGCGTGCGCGGCCCGTTGGGCGATGGTATCAGCATCATCGCGTTAGTCGGTACCGTGTTTGGCGTCGCCACATCGATGGGCATCGGCGTGGTACTGCTGAGCGTGGGTTTCGCGCTGATTTTTGGTCTGGAGCAGGGCCTTACCTTGCAGATCCTGCTAGTAGTGGGGGCGGTGGCACTGACCATCGCGGCTACCACCTCCGGGGTCGACCGTGGCATCCGCTGGATCGCCGAGCTGAACCTGTGGAGCGCCGTGGCCATGATGCTCTACATTCTGCTGACCGGGCAGACGGCCTTCCTGCTGAACGCACTGGTGTCGAACATCGGGCAATTTCTCGTCACGTTCCCCGCGCGTACCTTTCAAACCTTCGGCTACTCGCCCGATGGGGCCGGGTGGATGGCGGGCTGGACGTTGTTCTTCTGGGCCTTCTGGCTGGCCTGGGGGCCATTCGTTGGTGTGTTCCTGGCGCGGATTTCGCGGGGGCGCACGTTGCGCGAATTCGTCCTGGCGGCAGTGACCGCGCCGGTGCTGTGCGATTTCATCATTGTTTCGCTGTTTGGCAATTCAGCACTGTTTCAGGTACTTCAGGGCAACACTGCGTTTGCCCAACTGGCGATGGACAGCCCTGAACGGGGTTGGTATGCACTGCTGGAGATGTTCCCGGCCCCAATGTTCCTGATTGGCCTGGCGACGCTATCAGGTCTTTTGTTCTACCTCACCAGCGCCAATTCCGGGGCAATGGTGATGTCGAATTTTTCTGCCTCGATTCCCGACCCATCCCACGACGGGCCAAGCTGGCTGCGCATCTTCTGGGCATTGCTCACGGCCATGCTCACCGTGGCGATGCTGGTTGCGGGCGGGGTCAAGACGATGGAGTACGCCACGCTGATCTTTGCGCTACCGGTGACGATCATTGCTTACCTGGTGATGGCATCGTTCTACAAGGTGTTGCGCATGGAACGCGCTGAGCGCGAGGGGAGAGTGCTGCGTCGCCCCTCCATGGCGGCTATCGGGGGGCATGTCCCGGAGCGCTCCTGGAAGCAGCGGCTCGAGCACTTGCGGGCATTCCCATCGCTGCGCCAGGCCACTCAGTTCCTCAACCGTATGGTTGCGCCAGCACTGGATGAGGTCGCGGCTGAGTTTCGCAATCAGGGCTATGACGTCATGCGGGAAAATGTGGTCAACAGCCATGGTTTCGAGGAGCCGTTGCTGCGGGTCTCGATGGATACGTTCCGCGATTTCCATTACCACGTGGCCATCGTCGAGGCGCCGGTGCCCATGTTCAGCGGCCGCATGACGCGAGAGATCGATGTCTATTATCGGTTGGAGGTGTATACACAGACCGGGTCTGGTGGCTATGACCTGATGGGGCTGACCAAACAGCAGGTCATCGACGATGTACTCGATCGATATGAGACCCACCTGGCGTTCCTGGTCTTTTCAAGTGAAAACGCTACTGCCTCTGTTCTGACACCCAGGCAGTACCAGCCCCCTGAGGCGCCCGATGAATCCGGGCAGGGCCCGCGCTGA
- a CDS encoding c-type cytochrome, giving the protein MNPAQLLVASALLLVAPLTLAEGDAAQGKALFATQCGFCHSTEQGKNLMGPSLLGVFDRSSGQAPAFNYSAALQAAKLKWDDANLDKWLTKPAELVPGNMMMYPGQADAQSRQNLVAYLKTLK; this is encoded by the coding sequence ATGAACCCTGCACAACTGCTGGTTGCCAGCGCCCTGCTCCTGGTCGCCCCCTTGACGCTGGCCGAGGGCGATGCCGCTCAAGGCAAGGCCCTTTTCGCCACGCAATGCGGTTTCTGCCACAGCACTGAACAGGGCAAGAACCTGATGGGCCCCAGCCTGCTAGGCGTGTTCGATCGCAGTAGCGGCCAGGCGCCCGCCTTCAACTACTCTGCCGCACTGCAAGCGGCCAAGCTGAAGTGGGATGACGCCAACCTGGATAAATGGCTGACCAAACCAGCGGAGCTGGTACCGGGCAACATGATGATGTACCCCGGGCAAGCTGACGCTCAGAGCCGTCAAAACCTCGTTGCCTACCTCAAGACACTGAAGTAA
- a CDS encoding FAD-binding oxidoreductase — translation MTEQNTTTLLPRGVDLANFDQAIAKFRALLGDENVLIKDDQLIPYTKIMMAVDTAEHTPSAAVTATTVEQVQGVVKICNEHKIPVWTISTGRNFGYGSAAPSQRGQVILDLKKMNKILHVDPELCTALVEPGVTYQQLYDYLQEHKLPLMLSFSAPSAIAGPLGNTMDRGVGYTPYGEHFLMQCGMEVVLANGDVYRTGMGGVKGDNAWQVFKWGYGPTLDGMFTQANYGICTKMGFWLMPKPPVFQPFEIKFDNASDIAEIVEFIRPLRIAQVIPNSVVIAGVLWEAATCNTRRADYTNEPGATSDAILKQIQKDKNLGAWNVYAALYGTQEQVDVNWKIVTDALKKLGKGRIFTQQEAGDTQPFKYRAQLMSGVPNLQEFGLYNWRGGGGSMWFAPVSQARGSECDKQQALAKKTLNKHGLDYVGEFIVGWRDMHHVIDVLYDRSNPEETQRANACFAELLNVFEQEGYAVYRVNTAFQDRVANSYGPVKRKLEHTLKRALDPNNILSPGKSGIDLANPF, via the coding sequence ATGACTGAGCAAAACACAACCACCCTGCTCCCGCGCGGCGTCGACCTCGCCAACTTCGATCAGGCCATTGCCAAGTTCCGGGCCCTGCTGGGCGATGAAAACGTCCTGATCAAGGACGATCAGCTGATCCCTTACACCAAGATCATGATGGCCGTGGACACCGCTGAGCACACCCCGTCCGCCGCCGTCACCGCCACCACCGTCGAGCAGGTGCAAGGCGTGGTAAAGATCTGCAACGAACACAAGATCCCGGTGTGGACCATCTCCACCGGGCGCAACTTCGGTTATGGCTCGGCGGCCCCAAGCCAGCGCGGCCAGGTCATTCTCGACCTGAAGAAGATGAACAAGATCCTCCATGTTGACCCGGAACTGTGCACGGCCCTGGTCGAGCCGGGCGTGACCTACCAGCAGTTGTACGACTATCTGCAGGAACACAAACTGCCGCTGATGCTGTCGTTCTCCGCACCGTCGGCCATCGCCGGGCCGCTGGGCAACACCATGGATCGCGGCGTGGGCTACACGCCCTACGGCGAGCACTTCCTGATGCAGTGCGGCATGGAAGTCGTGCTGGCCAATGGCGACGTGTACCGCACCGGCATGGGCGGAGTGAAAGGCGACAATGCCTGGCAGGTGTTCAAGTGGGGTTACGGCCCGACCCTAGACGGCATGTTCACCCAGGCCAACTATGGCATCTGTACCAAGATGGGCTTTTGGCTGATGCCCAAGCCTCCCGTGTTCCAGCCGTTCGAGATCAAGTTCGACAACGCCTCGGATATCGCCGAGATCGTCGAATTCATCCGCCCGCTGCGGATCGCCCAGGTCATTCCCAACTCGGTTGTCATCGCCGGTGTGCTTTGGGAGGCCGCCACCTGCAATACCCGGCGCGCCGACTACACCAACGAGCCGGGGGCGACGTCCGACGCTATCCTCAAACAGATCCAGAAAGACAAGAACCTCGGCGCCTGGAACGTCTATGCCGCGCTGTACGGTACCCAGGAACAGGTCGACGTCAACTGGAAGATCGTTACCGACGCCCTGAAGAAACTGGGCAAAGGCCGCATCTTCACCCAGCAGGAGGCCGGTGACACCCAGCCGTTCAAGTACCGTGCGCAGTTGATGTCCGGGGTGCCCAACCTGCAGGAATTCGGCCTGTACAACTGGCGTGGCGGCGGTGGCTCGATGTGGTTCGCGCCGGTGAGCCAGGCCCGAGGCAGCGAGTGCGACAAGCAGCAGGCACTGGCCAAGAAAACCCTCAACAAGCATGGGCTGGACTATGTCGGCGAGTTCATCGTCGGCTGGCGCGACATGCACCACGTCATCGATGTGCTGTACGACCGCAGCAACCCGGAAGAAACCCAGCGCGCCAATGCCTGCTTCGCCGAACTGCTAAATGTGTTCGAGCAGGAAGGCTACGCCGTCTACCGCGTCAACACGGCCTTCCAGGATCGCGTCGCGAACAGCTACGGCCCGGTCAAGCGCAAGCTCGAGCACACCCTCAAGCGTGCGTTGGACCCCAACAACATCCTCTCGCCAGGCAAGTCGGGCATCGACCTCGCCAACCCATTCTGA
- a CDS encoding c-type cytochrome, with protein MSSLRDGSVMKRTLAACFALPLLVLANNAAADGDGVWKGGENVYAKVCGHCHEHQVGPQITGRQLPPGYITAIVRNGFRAMPAFPASFIDDNALQQVAEYISTASAPAPNPAGGKP; from the coding sequence ATGTCTTCACTTCGCGACGGCTCCGTGATGAAACGGACATTGGCCGCCTGCTTCGCCCTGCCCTTGCTCGTGCTTGCCAATAACGCCGCTGCCGATGGCGATGGTGTTTGGAAAGGCGGCGAAAATGTCTACGCCAAGGTGTGTGGCCACTGCCACGAACACCAGGTCGGGCCGCAAATCACCGGCCGCCAGCTGCCGCCGGGGTACATCACTGCGATCGTGCGCAATGGTTTTCGCGCCATGCCCGCCTTCCCTGCCTCGTTCATCGACGACAACGCGCTGCAACAGGTTGCCGAGTACATCTCCACAGCATCCGCGCCTGCGCCCAACCCAGCCGGAGGCAAGCCATGA
- the pchA gene encoding 4-hydroxybenzaldehyde dehydrogenase, with amino-acid sequence MTLSHSPAYQNLHLQPLAGEWRAGSADQSLEVFDPFTQKRLLQITLANREDLDAAYRRARECQLEWAAKGPAERSQVLLNAVKIFDDRREEIIDWIISESGSTRIKAQIEWGAARAITLESASLPSRVHGRIMASNVPGKESRVYRVPLGVIGVISPWNFPLHLTARSLAPALALGNAVVVKPASDTPVTGGLLLARIFEEAGLPPGVLSVVVGAGAQIGDAFVEHPVPAFISFTGSTQVGRNIGRIASGGEHLKHVALELGGNSPFVVLADADVEQAVNAAVVGKFLHQGQICMAINRIIVEQPLLEAFTQRFVERVKALPYGDPSNASTVIGPVINSKQLAGLQQKIVTAHAEGATLLVGGEAQGNVLPPHVFGNVTADMDIAREEIFGPLVGIQAARDAEHALTLANNSEYGLSSAVFTSSLERGVQFAQRIHAGMTHVNDIPVNDEPNAPFGGEKNSGLGRFNGDWAIDEFTTDHWITLQHVPRAYPF; translated from the coding sequence ATGACGCTTTCCCACTCCCCTGCCTATCAAAACCTGCACTTGCAGCCCCTTGCCGGTGAATGGCGAGCCGGCAGCGCCGATCAATCGCTGGAGGTGTTCGACCCCTTCACGCAGAAGCGATTGCTGCAAATCACCCTGGCCAACCGCGAAGACCTCGATGCCGCCTACCGCAGGGCCCGCGAATGCCAGCTCGAGTGGGCGGCCAAAGGCCCCGCCGAGCGCAGCCAGGTCTTGCTCAATGCCGTGAAGATCTTTGACGACCGCCGTGAAGAAATTATCGACTGGATCATCAGCGAGTCAGGCAGCACGCGGATCAAGGCGCAAATCGAATGGGGCGCCGCACGCGCCATCACCCTCGAGTCGGCCAGCCTGCCAAGCCGCGTGCACGGGCGCATCATGGCGTCCAATGTGCCCGGCAAGGAAAGCCGCGTCTACCGGGTTCCCCTGGGCGTGATTGGCGTGATCAGCCCCTGGAACTTCCCCCTGCACCTGACCGCACGCTCCCTGGCACCTGCCCTGGCGTTAGGCAACGCCGTGGTGGTCAAGCCGGCCAGCGATACCCCGGTCACCGGCGGCCTGCTGCTTGCGCGAATCTTCGAGGAAGCCGGATTGCCGCCGGGTGTGCTCAGCGTGGTGGTGGGGGCCGGCGCGCAGATCGGAGACGCTTTCGTCGAGCATCCGGTGCCCGCGTTCATTTCCTTCACCGGCTCGACCCAAGTCGGGCGCAACATCGGCCGCATCGCCAGCGGCGGCGAGCACCTCAAGCACGTGGCGCTGGAGCTGGGCGGCAACAGCCCGTTCGTGGTCCTGGCTGATGCCGACGTCGAGCAGGCCGTCAATGCTGCCGTGGTGGGCAAGTTCCTGCACCAGGGGCAAATCTGCATGGCGATCAACCGCATCATCGTCGAGCAACCGTTGCTGGAGGCCTTCACCCAGCGCTTTGTCGAGCGGGTCAAGGCCCTGCCTTACGGCGACCCGAGCAACGCCAGCACGGTCATCGGGCCGGTGATCAACAGCAAGCAACTGGCGGGCCTGCAACAGAAGATCGTCACTGCCCACGCCGAAGGCGCCACCTTGCTGGTGGGTGGCGAGGCTCAAGGCAATGTGCTGCCGCCTCACGTCTTCGGCAACGTTACCGCCGACATGGACATCGCCCGTGAAGAAATCTTTGGCCCCCTGGTCGGCATTCAGGCTGCACGTGATGCCGAGCATGCCCTAACGCTTGCGAACAACAGCGAATACGGGCTCTCCAGCGCCGTCTTCACCTCCAGCCTGGAGCGCGGTGTGCAGTTCGCCCAACGCATCCACGCCGGCATGACCCACGTCAACGACATCCCGGTCAATGACGAACCCAACGCGCCATTCGGCGGCGAGAAGAACTCAGGTTTGGGGCGTTTCAATGGCGACTGGGCCATCGACGAATTCACCACCGACCACTGGATCACCCTGCAACACGTGCCCAGAGCGTACCCGTTCTGA
- a CDS encoding sigma-54-dependent Fis family transcriptional regulator — MTPTKPTQPGRPADEEFFKQMLGKQKRLIVDRASQFGASGLPSAEQLAETVAFSPQEGSVWMCGQRMMLLQGAAFGAMRRELIEALGFDKARGLLTRIGWQAGARDAAQVSAQWPEGDDASLYSAGPRLHMLEGMVNVEVVRFEIDSGVGHFYSEFLWHNSLEDDEHIAAYGLGGEPACWMEIGYASGYASSLLGRLVVFREQECRSMGHPACRIVGKPADQWDDIDVDLAYLMPDDFLSRSTYASGSATEVAELEAPIDGKPMVGISAAFVLATQMLQRVASTQATVLLTGESGVGKELFARSLYQASTRQQRPLVALNCATLPENLVEAELFGVERGAYTGADRSRAGRFERANGGTLFLDEIATLSLSAQSKILRALQEGEIERVGGTAPIRVDVRVIAATNLDLRREVEAGRFREDLFYRLNVFPIHLPPLRERREDIPLLMSYFLRHFSQRHGRRLAGFSTRLVNALLTYRFPGNIRELQNLIERGVISAGEGEVIDLVHLAEIGAPLMATAIGLTPEGRLSGGQRRDEPARQVIEPTAHIREPVLEGLLAFVAGSQKVLSTPLADIELQLVHLAMERSGGNITLAAQMLGMSRAQVSYRLKGS; from the coding sequence ATGACGCCTACCAAACCCACCCAGCCCGGTCGTCCTGCCGACGAAGAATTCTTCAAGCAGATGCTTGGCAAGCAGAAGCGCCTGATCGTCGACCGCGCCAGCCAGTTTGGCGCCAGTGGCCTGCCATCGGCAGAACAGTTGGCGGAGACGGTGGCATTTTCCCCGCAGGAAGGCAGCGTCTGGATGTGCGGCCAGCGCATGATGCTGCTGCAAGGCGCCGCGTTCGGCGCCATGCGCCGCGAACTGATCGAGGCGCTCGGGTTCGATAAGGCGCGAGGCCTGTTGACGCGCATCGGCTGGCAGGCCGGTGCGCGGGACGCGGCCCAGGTCAGCGCGCAATGGCCAGAGGGTGATGACGCCAGCCTCTACAGTGCAGGGCCGCGCCTGCACATGCTTGAAGGGATGGTCAATGTCGAAGTGGTGCGCTTTGAAATCGATTCAGGTGTCGGCCACTTCTACTCCGAGTTCCTTTGGCACAACTCGCTCGAAGACGATGAGCACATTGCGGCCTATGGCTTGGGTGGTGAACCGGCCTGCTGGATGGAGATCGGCTATGCCAGTGGCTATGCCTCGTCACTGCTCGGTCGCCTGGTCGTGTTCCGTGAGCAGGAGTGCCGCTCGATGGGGCACCCGGCGTGCCGGATTGTAGGCAAGCCGGCCGATCAGTGGGACGACATCGACGTCGATCTGGCCTACCTGATGCCGGACGACTTCCTTAGCCGCAGTACTTATGCTTCAGGTAGCGCCACGGAGGTAGCCGAGCTGGAGGCGCCTATCGACGGCAAGCCAATGGTGGGCATCTCGGCGGCTTTCGTGCTCGCCACGCAGATGCTGCAGCGCGTGGCCTCGACCCAGGCAACCGTGCTGCTGACCGGGGAATCGGGCGTTGGCAAGGAGCTGTTCGCCCGCTCGTTGTACCAAGCCAGCACACGCCAGCAGCGGCCGTTGGTGGCGCTCAACTGCGCGACCTTGCCGGAGAACCTGGTGGAAGCAGAGCTGTTCGGTGTCGAACGGGGTGCCTACACTGGTGCCGACCGCTCGCGTGCCGGGCGTTTCGAGCGGGCCAATGGTGGCACGTTGTTTCTCGATGAAATCGCGACCTTGAGCCTGAGTGCCCAGAGCAAGATTCTGCGCGCCCTGCAGGAAGGTGAAATCGAGCGGGTAGGCGGCACGGCGCCGATCCGGGTCGATGTGCGGGTCATTGCCGCCACCAACCTGGACCTGCGCCGCGAAGTCGAGGCCGGGCGTTTTCGTGAGGATTTGTTCTATCGCTTGAACGTGTTTCCCATCCACCTGCCACCGTTACGGGAGCGCCGTGAAGATATCCCGCTGCTGATGAGCTATTTCCTGCGTCATTTCAGCCAGCGCCATGGGCGTCGGCTTGCGGGCTTTAGCACCCGGCTGGTCAACGCGCTGCTCACGTATCGGTTCCCAGGGAACATCCGTGAACTTCAGAACCTGATCGAGCGGGGCGTGATCAGTGCCGGTGAGGGCGAAGTCATCGACCTGGTGCACTTGGCCGAGATCGGCGCGCCCTTGATGGCCACGGCGATTGGCCTGACACCTGAGGGGCGCTTGTCCGGGGGGCAGCGCCGTGACGAGCCGGCCAGGCAGGTAATCGAGCCCACAGCGCACATTCGAGAGCCGGTATTGGAGGGGCTGCTGGCGTTCGTCGCCGGGAGCCAGAAGGTGCTCAGTACACCGTTGGCAGATATCGAGCTGCAACTGGTGCATCTGGCCATGGAGCGCTCGGGCGGCAACATCACCCTGGCGGCACAGATGCTGGGCATGAGCCGCGCGCAAGTCAGTTATCGGCTCAAGGGCAGCTAG